A part of Anolis sagrei isolate rAnoSag1 chromosome 3, rAnoSag1.mat, whole genome shotgun sequence genomic DNA contains:
- the RNF6 gene encoding E3 ubiquitin-protein ligase RNF6 yields the protein MDCSRSCSGAGGGQTTSQSHSDDGERQWQQERLNREEAYYQFINGLSDEDYRLMRDRNLLGTPGEITADELQQRLQGAKEQLSSRSDPENRDWEGETVGYSQTLGESSTSDSLLEWLNRFHHTGNSTRSGQSGNQTWRTVSQANPNNGEFRFSLEININHEHNSDNAAGDEFSGLLHGHSNRAHIVNRPVIPDSPVASRTRSRTLRGAADSAVASSRLTNVSSPMTQNTAETSRLFSGRLRSRNRNPTGFEGRRAFLDANEHNIIRQRRTRRVASVRLHRGRTEDRIRRGTRQRPEVLRLRSTFTSQFQSLLEGRPHRNVEQMHRESSGANAAQSLPEQGEAQAPSLGVPLEEEDSTRATAEPRRHPTITLDLQVRRIRPGENRNQDSIATRTRSRAGVADNLVTFESDGGGFRRTVSRSERAGIRTYVSTIRIPLRRISESGLGESSATALRSILRQIMTGFGELSSLIDTESDSDTQRSSQNLLDMQSQLSNMHTLSDINEFTATSVRSRPDEQGNSEWDTEIDATQHDSQGNEPQDSRPFQDASSFVENGTLPILRLVPYLLLQEDGNGLLRGLTKEQIDSLPTRNYGSVSVEEGETSKACSVCINEYVVGNKLRQLPCMHEFHFHCIDRWLSDNSTCPICRQPAVA from the exons ATGGACTGTTCTAGGTCTTGCTCAGGGGCAGGTGGTGGACAGACCACATCCCAAAGCCATAGTGATGATGGTGAGAGGCAGTGGCAACAGGAGCGCCTTAACAGAGAGGAAGCATATTACCAATTCATTAATGGGCTAAGTGATGAAGATTACAGATTGATGAGAGATCGCAACCTTCTTGGGACTCCAG GAGAAATAACAGCAGATGAGCTACAGCAGCGCTTACAAGGTGCAAAGGAACAATTGTCATCCCGATCTGACCCAGAAAACAGAGATTGGGAAGGAGAAACAGTTGGAT ATTCACAGACTCTTGGGGAAAGTTCAACCAGCGATTCTCTGCTAGAGTGGCTGAACAGATTCCATCATACTGGAAATTCCACCCGTAGTGGACAGAGCGGGAACCAGACTTGGAGGACTGTAAGCCAGGCAAACCCTAATAATGGCGAATTCCGATTTAGTCTTGAAATAAATATAAACCATGAACATAACAGCGACAATGCCGCTGGAGATGAATTCAGCGGATTGTTACATGGCCATAGTAACAGAGCGCATATTGTAAATAGGCCTGTAATACCAGACAGCCCAGTAGCCAGCCGAACCAGGAGCCGGACGCTGAGAGGTGCTGCAGACAGTGCCGTTGCTTCATCCAGACTTACAAATGTGAGCAGTCCAATGACACAAAATACTGCTGAAACATCCCGGCTCTTCTCAGGCAGACTCAGAAGCAGAAACAGAAACCCAACAGGTTTTGAAGGACGCCGCGCCTTTTTAGATGCTAATGAACACAATATTATCAGACAAAGAAGAACACGCAGAGTTGCATCGGTGCGGCTGCACAGAGGGAGAACTGAAGATCGAATTCGGAGAGGAACAAGACAAAGGCCAGAGGTTTTAAGACTAAGGTCGACTTTTACTAGTCAGTTCCAGTCTCTCTTGGAAGGGAGGCCACACAGGAATGTTGAGCAGATGCATAGAGAGTCTAGTGGGGCAAATGCAGCTCAGTCTCTTCCAGAACAAGGTGAGGCACAGGCACCATCTTTGGGTGTACCTTTGGAAGAGGAAGACTCAACTAGAGCCACAGCTGAACCGAGAAGGCATCCTACTATTACATTAGACCTTCAGGTGAGAAGAATTCGTCCTGGGGAAAATAGGAATCAAGACAGTATTGCTACTAGAACCCGCTCAAGAGCAGGCGTGGCAGACAACTTAGTTACTTTTGAAAGCGACGGTGGAGGGTTTCGTCGGACCGTTTCACGATCTGAACGTGCAGGTATACGAACATATGTTAGCACTATACGGATACCTCTCCGTAGGATATCAGAAAGTGGACTTGGGGAATCTTCAGCGACAGCGCTTAGATCAATTCTGAGGCAAATTATGACAGGGTTTGGAGAGCTAAGCTCTTTAATAGACACAGAATCGGATTCTGACACTCAGAGGAGTAGTCAGAACTTACTAGATATGCAGTCGCAGCTGTCTAACATGCATACTCTAAGTGATATCAATGAATTTACTGCAACTTCAGTTAGGAGCAGACCGGATGAACAAGGTAACAGTGAATGGGATACCGAAATCGATGCTACACAACACGACAGTCAAGGTAACGAACCACAAGATAGCAGACCGTTTCAAGATGCAAGCAGTTTTGTTGAAAATGGAACTCTTCCCATCCTCCGCCTTGTGCCCTACCTTTTGTTACAAGAAGATGGTAATGGCCTCTTGAGGGGATTAACCAAAGAGCAAATTGATAGTCTGCCTACCCGGAATTATGGGAGCGTCAGTGTAGAAGAGGGTGAAACAAGCAAGGCATGTAGTGTGTGCATTAATGAATATGTTGTTGGAAATAAGCTAAGGCAGTTGCCATGTATGcatgagtttcattttcattgtaTTGATCGCTGGCTTTCTGACAATTCCACTTGCCCAATTTGTCGGCAACCTGCAGTTGCTTAA